TAGGTTGAGCCCTTGGATAGGGGAAAATGCAGAAGTTATCCCTTCGCCTTGTCCTTCCATCGTCGATGGTTTTAGTGCAAAGTTAAAAGGGGGAAGAGAGGAAGCGTCAATCTTTCAAAATTTTAATGTCATCACGGGAGAGTCATATTCATTAACACTGTCCCTTGCTACTGTAAGGAAAGGAACATCACCCCCCAATTCAAATTAAAGTTGAATTCCTCAACCGTTTATTACAATTTGTTGGATTAGGTCTAGAGGAATCAATTTTGCAAAATCAATTGCCAGACGGGAATGTAGGTAAATTTAATACAATTCAGTTAATAACAGCTACCGTGCCAAAAGAAGCGAGGTTTGCACGGCTCACTATTGAAAAAGAGGGGTTAACTTTCTCTCCAAGTGTAGTTGTTGATAATGTTTCAATGAGTCGAATTACAACGGAACTTACTCCCTTACCCAATAGTTATGTAGGGAATACGGATTCGGACACGGCCACTATCCTTGCTCTTGTGGTGGATTGATTTTGGGGAGTGTTTGTAGCTTTGACTTTTATAGGGTTGCTTAATCTATCCCATATAAAGCCTAAAAAAGAAGGAGGTAGCTAGGTAGCCACCCTCCTTCTCAAGTGATTAAGGTTGATAAAAATATCCAACAATCTCTACCATAAACTCACTCGTGTCATCGTAACTACTCCAGCTACCTACTTGGCCAATAAAGTTAAAGGCATAAGGGTCTGAGTTTGCGGGTACATACATAAGGGTACTGTGATTAATTTTTTCAGGTACTGTACCATTAAAATTGACTGTGGATGACGTTCCGAGCTTGGCAACAAGAGAGTTGTTTAAAGAAAATCCTATATGGTCAGAGCCCATGTTTTTAGCAGTTACATTCACTAAATACCCTTTAGGACTGAAGGCAAAGCGATCATTCTCTAACTCGATTGTTCCACTTGTATCCTTCACGTTTGATCCGCTAAGATCAGGGTGAGAGAGAGGAACGGGTTCAAAGAGTGGCTGATAAGCATAATCTTCATTTGATGAACTAGCATTTTGGAAATAACCAATCATTTCAATAGTATAGGTGCCAAAATCAACATTAATGGAACCATATCGGGTTATTGACCATTCACCTCGACTGATCTCAATCGATACAGTATTAGGTGATAGTTCATCTGCTGGAACAAAGATAACATCTTTGCTTTGGATAGGTAAATGTTGCACTCCAATACTGGAACCACCATTTTCAGAAGCTGAAGTTCCTAATTTTGCGGTGACACCATTGAGAGTCACGCGAACATCATCAGAAACGACATTTTTCGCTTTTACTCTGAACAAATAGCCTGAAGCGTTGTCTTTTCCTGTATTAAGAGTACTACTTCTACTGTCTTTTCCTGTATTAAGAGTACTACTACGAGTTTCTTCTCCGGCTATTTCTTTGTACATATACGATGGTGTAAAATGACCAGCTTCATCGGAAGTCGTATAGTACCCTACTAAATAGGTATTGACCAAATGATTGAGTTCTCGAACCTCGTCATCCTTTTCACCAGCAAAACACGCCACTGCCCAAGGAGAATCACATTCAGAATCATAAGGATCATAATAATAATAACGGTTGATTGCTTCGTATTCGGACTCCATATTTGATGTTTTTGGAACAACCATCGTATAGCTCTGTTTGGCAAATTCTTTAGGGTAATACTTATCGAACAGGTCTAGAGTTGTTTCATCTTGATAATCATGAGTGACTCCGAGATGAGTGGTAAAATTCCCAAATGTAATGGAATCCGTTGCATTGTGGAATTCTCCACTTACTTCAATAACAAACGCCTCTGCATTCGGATAGGTGTTCCCAAGGTCTTTGAAGTCAGTAAATTCCTTTTTTGAATCAAGTGGAACATATCCTAAGGGCTCATTGGAAAACGGATCCTTTTGTGACTCAAGAATTAAGTGTTCGGTGATGTTCCCTTTAACATTTTTCACTTGGATTTTCGCGTCTGAGTACGCCGTATCTACTGGCAAACTAAAAGTTGATTCATAGATCTGATCGCGATCTTCGTCCGTCAATTCAACTATCTTTTTCTCACCTGCTAGCGTTTTTACGGTTGCGGTAACGCTTTCAATTGGATAGCCATTATCCCATATGCCCGCCTTAATCGATTTCCCGCCGTCGGCATACATAGAGTAATTCACAATAGAAGAAGCATCTTCATTTGGATCCAGGATAGAAATGGTCATATCAGGGCTTAATTCCATATCATAAAAGTTTGTCTCATCTAAAACGATCGAACTATCTTCGGAGGAAACATAGAAGGACCAATCCGAGTCAACTTGTTGACCATCAAGATAAAACGTGTTTTCCCCATTCACTTCTCTTACTTCAGCGTCTAATGCATAGGTAAGTGCATCAGCAATGGTTAGAGTTGGTTTGTATTGACTATTCATTCCTTCTGAATCCCTTGCAAAAACTCGATAGGTCTTGACTTCATCCCCGTCCATAAAAACGATCTCCGCTGTTTCATTATCAATAGCGGCTTCATACCAACTCCAATCATACTCAAGAAGAGGCTGACCTTTGTCTAGGCGTTTGACCTTTCCATCAAATTGGTTGGCATGCAAATTGATTGGATAGCCCATCTCTATCAATTTAAGCTGATCTTCTGTTACATACAGGTCATTTCCGCTTTCATCGTATTGAACGGCAATCGAACTAGCGGACGGATAGATTCCGTTTGCCGCGAGGGAATTCACCTCAATCTGAGGATTGAACGTTAAAGCCGTCGTATCCAAAACTGAAAAGGATAGGGTAGGAATCAAATCATAAATAGGTGCTGTACCAATATTGGAATATTTCACATTCAATGAGACTTTGGCCGCTTTTGTTGGGTCAGTCGTTGTCGCCGTTTGCCAGCTTTTTTCTTCTGATCCATCTTTAGAGATAGATTTTTGAGTCAGGTTGTGCCTTTCCGTACTACCTGTCCACTCATGGGAAGCGGTCACTTCTGCTTTCCAACCCTCTTCCATAGAAAAACCGCCAGTCGCAGAGACACTATTGGTGTAGGAATCACTCGTTATGGTTCCGGTTGTTCTATCCACAGAGCTACTCCATCCTGACGATCGACTACTGCCATCTTCAAAGGTGATTTCACCATTAGGTGTGAAATCAATGGAAGTCAGCTCTACTTGCATTTCTGGAAATGCTGGGATTAATGGATGGTCCGCAGGAGAAACAATCGCCTGATCCACTTGTCCGGTTACTTCTTCTTTATCGCTATAGGGGTCTTGATCCGTACTCCAATCCGTCGGAGATGTGATAAACTTCTCAGCATTGAAATAGGTTTCATATTCATCATTCCACTCTAATACTCCATAGCCGGCAATAAAGGTATATCCTAACATTTCCCACGTATCAGGAACCCCATCTGCATCTGTATCCACGTCATTAGAAGGGACGATCGATAGTGAAGAGGCGGCAAGAGTTTCAGGCGTTTCAGAAATTTCCACTCTTGCAGATTCGTCGAATACAGAGAAAGAAAAAACTTGATCATTTAAAGGTACTTGTTCGTTTATTGTTATATCTGATGAAGAAGGAGCTTCGCCAATTTCATCAGGGGATCCATCGATAGATGGAAAGAGGTTTTCAAGTGGGATTACTTCTTCCTCTTGACTTGGGCTTGTCCATTTTAATTGTATTTCTGGAGAAGAACTGACTGTTTTCAAGACAATATCATAATACATTCCTTTTTCTAATGAGATTGATTGAGGTTCATAGTCGGTCCCATCGAGGATCAATTGATCATTGATCCATAACTGAACTTTTTGGTTGCTTGATGCGTTAAAGGTGTAACTCTCAGAATAATTAGGTGAAATCTGGCCTTTCCACATAGCCGATTCGACAGAATTCAACTTGGACTGAATCGAACTAGGGAAATCCGTTATGTCTTCAGCTAGGCTATATGAGGCATCGGACTCTTCGGAGCGGATCAGGATTAAATCCGAAAAGTTTTCCTTTTTGTAATAACGAACCTCCAACCCTTGGATGTTGTTTTCCGTTTC
This portion of the Bacillus carboniphilus genome encodes:
- a CDS encoding binary toxin-like calcium binding domain-containing protein, translating into MKIKLPLILSILLVFSQLPIYKSDNVQANNETSNLTTETENNIQGLEVRYYKKENFSDLILIRSEESDASYSLAEDITDFPSSIQSKLNSVESAMWKGQISPNYSESYTFNASSNQKVQLWINDQLILDGTDYEPQSISLEKGMYYDIVLKTVSSSPEIQLKWTSPSQEEEVIPLENLFPSIDGSPDEIGEAPSSSDITINEQVPLNDQVFSFSVFDESARVEISETPETLAASSLSIVPSNDVDTDADGVPDTWEMLGYTFIAGYGVLEWNDEYETYFNAEKFITSPTDWSTDQDPYSDKEEVTGQVDQAIVSPADHPLIPAFPEMQVELTSIDFTPNGEITFEDGSSRSSGWSSSVDRTTGTITSDSYTNSVSATGGFSMEEGWKAEVTASHEWTGSTERHNLTQKSISKDGSEEKSWQTATTTDPTKAAKVSLNVKYSNIGTAPIYDLIPTLSFSVLDTTALTFNPQIEVNSLAANGIYPSASSIAVQYDESGNDLYVTEDQLKLIEMGYPINLHANQFDGKVKRLDKGQPLLEYDWSWYEAAIDNETAEIVFMDGDEVKTYRVFARDSEGMNSQYKPTLTIADALTYALDAEVREVNGENTFYLDGQQVDSDWSFYVSSEDSSIVLDETNFYDMELSPDMTISILDPNEDASSIVNYSMYADGGKSIKAGIWDNGYPIESVTATVKTLAGEKKIVELTDEDRDQIYESTFSLPVDTAYSDAKIQVKNVKGNITEHLILESQKDPFSNEPLGYVPLDSKKEFTDFKDLGNTYPNAEAFVIEVSGEFHNATDSITFGNFTTHLGVTHDYQDETTLDLFDKYYPKEFAKQSYTMVVPKTSNMESEYEAINRYYYYDPYDSECDSPWAVACFAGEKDDEVRELNHLVNTYLVGYYTTSDEAGHFTPSYMYKEIAGEETRSSTLNTGKDSRSSTLNTGKDNASGYLFRVKAKNVVSDDVRVTLNGVTAKLGTSASENGGSSIGVQHLPIQSKDVIFVPADELSPNTVSIEISRGEWSITRYGSINVDFGTYTIEMIGYFQNASSSNEDYAYQPLFEPVPLSHPDLSGSNVKDTSGTIELENDRFAFSPKGYLVNVTAKNMGSDHIGFSLNNSLVAKLGTSSTVNFNGTVPEKINHSTLMYVPANSDPYAFNFIGQVGSWSSYDDTSEFMVEIVGYFYQP